In Nitrospira sp., one genomic interval encodes:
- a CDS encoding cytochrome c — protein sequence MKQVGMKRWAFAFGIMGLSLAAAACGGGEGGGEGPIVPPPPAPAEYADKHMPAGWWTDPKIVEEGRELYIGGKNPDVNCASCHGKDGKPVKAGARDFRNADRMKMYSDSVWFWRISEGVPNTKMKPWKSKLSEEDRWKILAFERTFGLSGKGWDPNKKEWVAADQVK from the coding sequence ATGAAACAGGTAGGCATGAAGAGATGGGCGTTTGCATTCGGCATTATGGGACTGAGTCTGGCTGCCGCTGCATGCGGTGGAGGTGAAGGGGGTGGTGAAGGCCCGATTGTTCCGCCGCCGCCTGCACCGGCTGAATATGCAGACAAGCACATGCCTGCCGGTTGGTGGACCGATCCGAAGATCGTCGAAGAGGGGCGCGAGCTGTATATCGGCGGGAAGAATCCCGACGTGAACTGTGCCAGCTGCCACGGCAAGGACGGCAAGCCCGTCAAGGCCGGTGCTCGCGACTTCCGTAACGCCGATCGGATGAAAATGTACTCGGACTCAGTCTGGTTCTGGCGGATCTCGGAAGGCGTGCCCAACACGAAGATGAAGCCCTGGAAGAGCAAGTTGTCCGAGGAAGACCGTTGGAAGATTCTGGCCTTTGAGCGGACCTTCGGGTTGTCGGGTAAGGGTTGGGATCCCAACAAGAAAGAGTGGGTTGCCGCTGATCAGGTGAAGTAG